Proteins from one Panicum virgatum strain AP13 chromosome 7K, P.virgatum_v5, whole genome shotgun sequence genomic window:
- the LOC120642156 gene encoding oxalate--CoA ligase-like, which translates to MAADAPASGTLTALLKKAAAAFPARRAVSVPGKIQLTHAALDALVDAAAARLAADAGVRQGHVVALSFPNTIELVIMFLAVIRARAVAAPLNPAYTQDEFEFYLSDSQSRLLITNAEGNPAAEAAAAKLGLAHAAATLKDAAGPVHLAGLGCAAAANGNANGSHKQDKNEPSDVALFLHTSGTTSRPKGVPLTQANLAASVRNIRSVYRLTEADATVVVLPLFHVHGLLCGLLSSLASGASVALPAAGRFSASTFWADMRAAGATWYTAVPTIHQIILDRHASKPEASYPALRFVRSCSASLAPAILEKLEAAFGAPVLEAYAMTEASHLMTSNPLPEDGPRKPGSVGRPVGQELAILDEEGARVAAGQPGEVCIRGANMTAGYKGGDPGANEAAFRFGWFHTGDIGVVDEEGYLHLVGRIKELINRGGEKISPIEVDAVLLGHPAVAQAVSFGVPDDKYGEEINCAVIPREGSPLGEDDVLAHCRRNLASFKVPKKVFIAGDLPKTATGKIQRRIVAQHFVVQPPKAAAA; encoded by the exons ATGGCGGCGGACGCTCCCGCCTCCGGTACCCTCACGGCGCTGCTCAAGAAggcggccgccgccttcccGGCCCGCCGCGCCGTCTCCGTCCCGGGCAAGATCCAACTCACCCACGCCGCCCTCGACGCGCTCGtcgacgccgcggccgcgcgcctcgccgccgacgccggggTCCGCCAGGGACACGTCGTCGCGCTCTCCTTCCCCAACACCATCGAG CTGGTGATCATGTTCCTGGCGGTGATCCGCGCCCGCGCCGTGGCGGCGCCGCTCAACCCGGCCTACACCCAGGACGAGTTCGAGTTCTACCTCTCCGACTCCCAGTCCCGCCTCCTCATCACCAACGCCGAGGGCAaccccgccgcggaggccgccgccgccaagctcggcctcgcccacgccgccgcaACCCTCAAGGACGCCGCCGGACCCGTCCACCTCGCCGGCCTCGGCTGTGCGGCTGCCGCCAACGGGAACGCCAACGGCTCCCACAAACAAGACAAGAACGAGCCGTCCGACGTTGCCCTGTTCCTGCACACCTCCGGCACGACGAGCCGGCCCAAGGGGGTGCCGCTCACGCAGGCCAACCTGGCGGCCTCCGTCCGCAACATCCGCTCCGTGTACCGCCTCACCGAGGCGGACGCCACCGTGGTGGTGCTGCCGCTCTTCCACGTGCACGGCCTCCTCTGCGGCCTCCTCAGCTCGCTGGCCTCCGGCGCCTCCGTGGcgctcccggccgccggccgcttcTCCGCGTCCACCTTCTGGGCCGACATGCGCGCGGCGGGCGCCACCTGGTACACCGCCGTGCCCACCATCCACCAGATCATCCTGGACCGCCACGCCTCCAAGCCCGAGGCGTCCTACCCGGCGCTCCGCTTCGTCCGCAGCTGCAGCGCGTCGCTGGCGCCGGCGATCCTGGAGAAGCTGGAGGCGGCGTTCggggcgccggtgctggagGCGTACGCCATGACGGAGGCGTCGCACCTGATGACGTCCAACCCGCTGCCGGAGGACGGGCCGCGGAAGCCCGGCTCGGTGGGGCGCCCCGTGGGGCAGGAGCTGGCCATCCTGGACGAGGAGggcgcgcgggtggcggcggggcagcCCGGCGAGGTGTGCATCCGCGGCGCCAACATGACGGCGGGCTACAAGGGCGGCGACCCGGGGGCGAACGAGGCGGCGTTCCGGTTCGGGTGGTTCCACACGGGCGACATCGGCGTGGTGGACGAGGAGGGGTACCTGCACCTGGTGGGGCGCATCAAGGAGCTCATCAACCGCGGCGGCGAGAAGATCTCGCCCATCGAGGTGGACGCCGTGCTGCTGGGCCACCCCGCCGTCGCGCAGGCGGTGTCCTTCGGCGTGCCCGACGACAAGTACGGCGAGGAGATCAACTGCGCGGTCATCCCCCGCGAGGGGTCGCCGCTGGGGGAGGACGACGTGCTGGCGCACTGCCGCAGGAACCTGGCGTCCTTCAAGGTGCCCAAGAAGGTGTTCATCGCCGGCGACCTCCCCAAGACGGCCACCGGCAAGATCCAGCGCCGCATCGTCGCGCAGCACTTCGTCGTGCAGCcgcccaaggccgccgccgcctga